GTAGTTGTTAGCTCATTTAGTTATTAGTTTGTTAGAAGTCAGCTGCAGACAACTGTCCTAGTGATATAAATACACATGTAtcaatatgtttttctttgagAGGTTTTATTTATCAAAGCAGTTTTCTTCCTTCCTCTTCTCTTTACACTAAGCTCCCTCTCTATGAATTCTGCCATTGATACTTGATGCTCCAATACTTGGAGATCGAGCACTTCTTGTTTAACTTAAAAGATATCATAcaataaaatattctaagttGGCCCATAGATGTATAAGCACCTAAATAGTAGCAATTGACAGAAAATAAGCCTTTTTAATTGATAACAAGATTTACCTGGACATTATTGCTGACGATGACCAAAATATAACAGTAAAACAAAAGTAGATTGTTGTGGAACAAAGGAAAAGAATCAAATGGCTTGACACTTTGATGTCTTACTTATATAAAGTGCAAACTAAAAGCTGTGCGCAAATGTTATTGTAATAGTAGAAACTTAATGGACAAGCAAATAAATATTGGAATGTGAGAGATGATGCTACCTTCAGTTATGCGTAGTCTacaattatgaataattattaCCTTTATTTTAATATGCACTGAATATTTTAAGACAATTTGGTCAGAatacaaaaatatcataaattacATTGTGTATTCTATACTTATTCATGTTGGGCAGTGGAAGAGACTGACTGTTAATTATGACTCCCTAACTGTTAATAGCTCAACTTGGAAAATTTGCTCGCATAATGAATTGAGATAGGAAACGTTAGATTTATAAAACAACTAAGAGTAAATGTCAACATCAAAGCGGTGGATGGGGGTTACTCCTATCTAAACTAGAGGTCTTGGGTTCGAAATTTGGGTATGAAACAATTCTTGGTAAAAAAATGTTGTACCTCCCCCGCCCACCTCTTGAATTCGGCCCACACGACTACAATCCAAATTAGTCATGCTCTAATGCGAATAGTGAACTCCAGATggaaaaccaaaaataaaaaaactagagTAAAGGTCCAAAATTTGTACAGAAAATGAATATGCTCAATTTTGTCCttattatttatgatataatgtatatacattattttacaaaaaaaaagataaatgatTAATTTTAAACTAAAGGCTAATAATCCCAACTTTGAAGTTAAGAGCTTCCCACTTTTAGCatagtataatataataataattataataatatatgatatgattaagGAGGGTCAATTAGCACACAACAAAGATGGCAAAAATTCATCTGCAGTTTAGAAAAGATTGTTCACCCCCTTGAAAGGAGACGCCTTTAACAGGAATGTGTTAACTACTCCCACCAATAATGGTCTTTATGCTACGTAAACTCAGATGGTGCATAGGTTCCTTTCAATGTTTTGAttgtaaaaattaaaatctgCTATAACAAGTTAGTTAAATAATACTATGTATGCCTCAATCTTTTAatgactttttaaaaaattcgcATTTGGTACACCTACTAAAGAGCTAAAGCCTTAcatatcattaaaaaaatttataaattttcctTACATGTATTTCTTGCAATGCTTTTGCAGATTTTGTGAAGCGGCATATCTTATGTCTGTAGGTCGATTGGATATTCGTGGAAGAATTGGAACAGAAATGTTGTCACCAAAGACAGAATATTCTGCTTATTTGGTGTTCAACTTGTTAAAATGGTCCCATGGACTTGAATCTGCTAAATCAAGTATTAAGTTTGTTAATTATGAGAGTGAAATTGATACTGAAAATCAGTACAACACTGTGCACTTTGCAAGAGCGCAAGTAAATGGGGATATCCCAAAAATGAGAGGAGACAGATGGATGGAAGTAGAATTGGGATAGTTTAATAGCAAGAAAGGCACTGATGGTCCTGTTAAGCAAGACTGATTGAGATGAAACATATTTACAAAGGTGGACTATTGTTGAAGGAATTGAGTTTCATCCCAAATGAATGGAGTACAAGTCGGGAGAGGCGGATATGGGATTTTAAGTTTTATGGGCTTTGAACTAGAACTCTTTATGCTTACATAGTTCCTTATACATTTTATGCATATTAACTAAATATTTACAGAGTTCGAGTCAAATTTATTGGGTTATGCCAAGCTCCATAACTCTATTATGGCTTTGTTGTGTGATCAAATTGGCTCAAACATTCTGGTCATCAGAAAATACTCTAGACTTTATTAGTGGATTATACTGCTCTTATATCCAAATTTAGCATTATATTAACTTTCTTAGTGTATATGTACTTATTGGGTTTTGGTGATCCCATAACTCTATTAAGGCTTTGCCCCAtgaagttatgatattttagttAAAGTGCATTCAAATTGGCtcgatattgtaacacccctaaaaataTTTCCCCAAGATTCAGACCTTTGTTGTACATGTGtaaggtcgaactcgagtattgtaaAGCAattgcatgagtaagatgagtgtttgagaaattgagcagcgttagaggtgatgtggggtcatgaaggacccctaggaccaagctaagtccaaaagatccgtcagGGCTAAGCTTTAGGATGAGTGCGTAAAAGGGACcgacttttaatgaccctatcttttgaaagacgacaatttaggtggcccatgacctatcaaattaaaggtcatcgagtcttctttccaacgccgccaagaatgtaatttttggagttcggagtcgaaagatatgacgatgctaagatgaactagcacaacaggaattttaggcctcgGGTTCAACTACtagaaatctgggcttggcgtcgtagtggcgcgatgtgccactatcacGCTacgaacatgcctcagtagtttggtccctggcgcggcacACCACTgcaaggtgtgcagggtttttcaagccaaaattccagaacccagaacctttggccttggcgctataagggcgcaacgcgccactatcgtgccagaaatatgcctcagtagtttggtccttggcgcggtgtgccactaaaagttgtgcaggtttttaggcgtaattggccttggcgctgtaagggcgcgacatgCCACTAGCGCGCCAAAGGcattttggcctatttttcagaattttggaggaagggtaattggggaattgtcccaaattatatattcacaagccttgaacatttttggaccatttcttcagcccccaatCTCTCTCttaaagccctagaaacctctctctctctcttcttcttcctctccaaatcctcctccaacaagaagagttccaagagcttcaaggtttgagttctccattgaagacccaaccataAGGTTTTTTCAAGTCttcatgaaaaatggagttttcttggtatggttatgtttgtatgagctttgtcccctatttatttgactctatatatgctgatgttgttgagctaaaaagttcttaaaatgggcctttatgtgagtatgagttgataaagatgagttgttaaatatattttattgaccttttaattatttagattgtgataaaggatgttattttcctaaaaatgttgtcgattttaaaatgtcgatttaaagtcttgaagttgtgatgagtcacaaagatttctcaaatggatggaggtaatgattgattatatctatatattgctataaatgtgcatttaaatttcttttgaagagatgattgagattgatcggatagtacgattggaagagatttgattgtgatagagtttatgagttgacaaggttgtaatgagacttgtcaatatgagttgattgagttgattggatggagttttatgagcattgagtcttgggaggagtatcgagcaccgaattgggcaagagtatagtccatactcgaacccaatacctgtgttgccaaacgtaggggggattgaaccgttaaagtcggatgcttccccgagaggtttgtcctgacattataggacttggttggattggatccatgattggttgactcgtttATGCCCTagaaaagtatgaacggatgcggcaacaacgtcagtttgttgtactgtcactggctcataagtaatggttgtcgaataagacaaattcccaaataggtcttgatagtactctgagtcagactaagttgaatgatatatgattggtcccgtctaaatcatattcttttttagacttaggacatttgagtgagttgtcctatatatatatatatgagttgagattccgagttgactgattcttccttgatgtttgttgtattgggccattttacatactcgtacattccatatactgacgccggttggcctgcatcatttcatgatgtagagacaggtactagagatcatcaaccgacgcttcgttgaagatccacatacattTCTCGCTagctggtgagtcctcctagttcccagaggatgttgagccttcttataaagttttgttgtcatttctcttattttgattgttggtatccatggacttgtcattggcaccttttagactttgatagaggcttcatagactggagtgtggggaggttgaacggttattttgaggagtcttattatatttgtttgttgagttgatgaatatttggccttcggccccatattatgaatagtacttcattaattgagtttccgctaagagagtGTGATtaaatgaatgtgtgactggaccaggtggttctctcggaggtcagaaatggccttcgggtgccggccacacctagggtaccctctcggggtatgacaaacatagtatcagagcccagagttcaagtgtcctagggagtctatgaagccgtgtctagtagagtcttgcttatgggtgtgttatgcaccacacttataagcaggaggctataggacattaggaattgtttcacttctttcatactctaacttcatgcgatagagttaaactctatgaaacttcccttctaattcgtgcatttatacattacagataatgcctctaaaacgtactgctagccagagaaatGCCAAAAATGCAGAGATACCTCAGTCTGAGGTacgcccggcaagggctagaggccgcctgcaaccacatcagaggcagaatttcgaggggcaattgcaatgctcacgcaactaatggctgcccgaaatggtaaccagagttcgccgactcttagctctaattcccaagagccatctgctgccactagaattagagacttcctgaggatgaatccgccagcattcatgagttctaaggttgatgaagacccccaaaactttagtgatgagatgtggaaaattctgaaagctatgcatgctacggaaattgagggggttgagttagtgtcttatcaactcaaggatgtggcaaacatctggtataaccaatgggagcaaggtaggggtgaggatgctgaacctgctaggtgggatgaatttgagggggcctttcttgaccacttctttccctgagaattgagggaagcgaaggtggatgagtttgtaaatctgaaacaagaaggtatgacagttaaggagtatggcctaaagttcatccagctgtccaagtatgctccataaatgatcctagatatgaggtcaaagatgaggaagttcgtctccagattagggaggcatgtgaagaaagagtgcaaagcagcattgttgatctcggatatggatatttccagattaatggtgtatgctcaacaggtagaggatgagaaaagaagagacagagaagagaacttgagcaagaaggtaaaatcagcaGGCCATGACAGTGAACGGAGGCAAAACAAGctcaacaggtccttcttcgagaagaggccttccaactatgcctcatctaccgccagtgcacctatgccgcagaacaggtatgatcagcagggtcagagtcgccagaattttagaccccagggttctcaatcacAAGCTAGCGTGGGTGAAggttcgcaagggaagccaccatgcggcaagtgtggtaggctccacttgggagaatgcagagcgggaagggttggttgttataaatgcgtccaaatagaccattttcaaaagaagtgtccagcatgggggaacagagcccagtTCTCTACCACTGCACCGCGAGCTAGGGGTAATCATAGGGGCACTACTTTAGGtatgagtggaggtacaaacctcctatatgccatgggtagtcgccaagatcaggagaactctccaaacatcatgacgggtatgattcgagtctcttctcttgactgttatgttttgatggatccaggtgccaccctatcctttgtaactccttacgtggctagtaagttaAATAAAATCTCTGAATGTATTAGTGAGCCTTTCTACGTAGCTACCCttatcggtgattctgtcgtagttgagaaagtctatagagattgcactgtgtcaattcatcacagagataccttggctgacttggttaagttagacatggttgattttgatgtgatccatGGCATGGACTGactctatgtctgttatgcctttattgattatagaactcagatggtcacgttcaaattcccgaatgaggctgtcatagagtggaagggtagtcctgttgtgcctaagggtaagtttatttcataccttagggccaggaagctaatctcaaaagggtgcatttattactttgtccgagtgaaagatgaaaatattgagtctccatcccttgagtcggttccgattgtcaacgaatTTCTGGATgtttttcctgaagatctgcctggattCTCTCCTGATaaggagatcgactttgggattgatgttctttcggatacccagcctatctcaatccctctatatagaatggctccagccgagttaaagaagttgaaagaatagttaaaggacttgttagataagggattcattaggccgagtgtctcaccatggggtgctccggtcctatttgtgaggaagaaagatggataccttagaatgtgtattgactacagacagctgaataaggtcaccgtaaagaacaaataccctctccctagaatagatgatttatttgatcaactttaggatgccacgtgtttctcaaagatagatttgagatccggttaccaccagttgaaggtgagagaatatgatattctgaagactacttttcggactcgttatagccactttgaatttttggtcatgtcctttggattgacaaatgcccccgcagcttttatggatctcatgaaccgagtgtttaaaccatatcttgatatgtttgtgattgtattcatagatgatattctggtctactccaagaatgaaaaggagcacgcctatcatcttagagtcgttttacaaactttgagggaccaggtattgtatgcaaagttctccaaatgtgaattttggcttgcatcagtagccttcctaggccatattgtatctggagatggtattcaggttgacgctcagaagattAAAGCgatgaagaattggcccagacccacatccccgacagagataagaagcttcttgggtttggttggctattatcaaaggtttgtagagggattctcatccatatcatcaccattaactaagctgactcaaaagaaggctaagttccaatggtccgatgcctgtgaggagagtttccagaaattgaagaccaagctagccactgctcctgttctatcTTTGcctgatggaacagagggctttgtggtctattgtgatacatctagaattggtttgggttatgtgttgatgcaaagggggaaggtgatagcctatgcttcaagacagcttaaggtttatgagaggaattacccaactcatgaccttgagttggcagcggtggtgtttgcacttaaaatttggcgccactacttgtatggagtgcatgtcgatgtgttcaccgatcacaagagcttacaatatgtcttcagccagaaggaactcaacctgaggcaaaggcgATGGCtcaagctactcaaggactacgacatgagcatcctctaccatccaggtaaagctaatattgttgctgatgctcttagcaggttgttcataggtagcactgcccatgtggaaaaaggaaggagggaattggcgaaggaggtacatctattagcccgattgggagttcgactcgaggagaataatgaaggtggagtaaacatTCGAGATGGGGCtgtcctcacttgtagcagaagtaaaggagaaacaagatcaggatcccattctccTCCGATTGaaagaagttgttcacaaacaaggggtgacgattttcaccaaagggggagatggtgttttgaggtaccaaagtagattgtgtgtacctgatgtcgatgatgttcgagagaggattatggctgaagc
This sequence is a window from Solanum dulcamara chromosome 10, daSolDulc1.2, whole genome shotgun sequence. Protein-coding genes within it:
- the LOC129869805 gene encoding F-box protein PP2-B13-like, giving the protein MTTVKALIATALKRGWDTFQLDVNNVLLRFCEAAYLMSVGRLDIRGRIGTEMLSPKTEYSAYLVFNLLKWSHGLESAKSSIKFVNYESEIDTENQYNTVHFARAQVNGDIPKMRGDRWMEVELG